From the Clostridium putrefaciens genome, one window contains:
- a CDS encoding phospho-sugar mutase produces the protein MNYKNRYDSWIEDQYIDEDTKKELRDLKGNEAEIEDRFYKDLEFGTAGLRGKLGAGTNRMNIYNISKVTQGFADYIKSRGQDYAERGVAIAYDCRHFSSEFAKTASLVLAANGIKAFLFESLRPTPELSFAVRTLGTAAGIVVTASHNPREYNGYKVYFEDGAQILSEMADCIVENIQQIKSFNMVKTITEDEALNKGLLNYLGKEMDDMYISMVKSLSIRDDVDKSIKIVYTPLNGTGNIPVRRVLKERGFTNIIVVPEQECPDPDFTTVGYPNPEDTKAFKYAEVLGKKEGAELLIATDPDCDRLAIEVRDDNGEYVPFTGNQTGAILIKYILEGLKANDKLPKNGAIVKSIVTGDLGKRIAMDYGVKTYEALTGFKNICGKIPEFEKTGEAEFIFGYEESIGYVTGTKVRDKDGVSASMLLCEAAAYYKSQGKTLIQVLNEVYSEYGYYREKQISLVLEGVEGKARIERMMVQYRDNFIKEFNGAKLEKYTDFNEGTTLNIATGEKESVGIPKSDVLKFIFDDKSWYAVRPSGTEPKIKLYIYTIDENLEKADKKIKDIETLVLEKLDKVK, from the coding sequence ATGAATTACAAAAATAGATATGACAGTTGGATTGAAGATCAGTATATTGATGAAGATACAAAAAAAGAGCTTAGGGACTTGAAGGGAAATGAAGCTGAGATAGAGGATAGATTTTACAAAGATCTAGAATTTGGAACAGCTGGATTAAGAGGTAAGCTTGGCGCGGGTACTAATAGAATGAATATTTATAACATATCTAAAGTTACGCAAGGTTTTGCAGATTATATTAAATCAAGAGGGCAAGATTATGCTGAAAGGGGAGTGGCTATAGCCTATGATTGTAGACACTTTTCTTCAGAATTTGCAAAGACAGCATCCTTAGTACTAGCTGCAAATGGAATAAAGGCTTTTCTATTTGAAAGTTTAAGACCTACACCAGAGCTTTCATTTGCAGTTAGAACATTAGGAACAGCAGCAGGGATTGTAGTTACTGCTAGTCATAATCCTAGGGAATACAATGGATATAAGGTTTATTTTGAAGATGGAGCACAAATTTTAAGTGAAATGGCTGATTGTATAGTTGAAAACATTCAACAAATTAAGAGCTTTAATATGGTAAAGACTATAACAGAAGATGAGGCTTTAAATAAAGGACTACTTAATTACTTAGGAAAAGAAATGGATGACATGTATATATCTATGGTTAAAAGCTTAAGTATAAGAGATGATGTAGATAAGTCCATAAAGATAGTATATACACCATTAAATGGAACCGGTAATATACCAGTTAGAAGAGTTCTTAAGGAAAGAGGATTTACTAATATAATTGTGGTACCTGAGCAAGAATGTCCTGATCCAGACTTTACAACAGTAGGATATCCTAATCCTGAAGATACAAAGGCGTTTAAATATGCAGAAGTATTAGGGAAAAAAGAAGGTGCAGAGCTTTTAATTGCTACAGATCCTGATTGTGATAGACTTGCTATAGAGGTTAGGGACGATAATGGAGAGTATGTACCATTTACAGGTAATCAAACAGGTGCTATATTAATAAAATATATACTTGAAGGTCTTAAAGCTAACGATAAGCTACCTAAAAATGGTGCTATAGTTAAGTCTATAGTAACTGGGGATTTAGGTAAAAGAATAGCGATGGATTATGGCGTTAAAACTTATGAAGCATTAACAGGGTTCAAAAATATATGTGGAAAGATTCCTGAGTTTGAAAAGACTGGGGAAGCTGAATTTATATTTGGATACGAAGAGAGCATAGGTTATGTAACCGGTACAAAGGTTAGAGATAAAGATGGAGTAAGTGCTTCTATGCTATTATGTGAAGCTGCAGCCTACTATAAATCTCAAGGTAAAACATTAATACAGGTACTTAACGAGGTTTATAGTGAATATGGATATTATAGAGAAAAGCAGATATCATTAGTTCTTGAAGGTGTTGAAGGAAAAGCTAGAATTGAAAGAATGATGGTTCAGTACAGAGATAACTTCATAAAGGAATTTAATGGTGCAAAACTTGAAAAGTATACAGATTTTAATGAAGGAACTACACTTAATATAGCCACAGGAGAAAAAGAAAGTGTGGGAATACCAAAGTCAGATGTACTTAAGTTTATTTTTGATGATAAGAGTTGGTATGCGGTAAGACCATCTGGAACAGAGCCCAAGATAAAGCTTTATATTTATACTATAGATGAAAATTTAGAAAAAGCAGATAAGAAGATAAAGGATATTGAAACTTTAGTTTTAGAAAAGCTAGATAAAGTTAAATAG
- the asnS gene encoding asparagine--tRNA ligase, producing the protein MKTLEIKELYRNGEKHYNQNIKVNGWIRTSRSSNAFGFMELNDGTFFKNIQVVLEGDILDNFKEITKLPISSSVYVEGVLVPTPDSKQPFELKAQKVVVEGVSSSEYPLQKKRHSLEYLRTIAHLRPRSNTFSAVFRVRSMAAFAIHKFFQEKGFVYTHTPIITGSDAEGAGEMFRLSTLDMSNPPRTEDGKIDFKEDFFGKETNLTVSGQLEGEAYALAFQKIYTFGPTFRAENSNTARHASEFWMIEPEIAFADLNDDMKLAEDMLKYVISYILENAPEEMAFFNSFIDKGLIEKLNNIVNSDFAHVTYTEAIELLEKSNKEFDYPVKWGIDLQTEHERYITEEIFKKPVFVTDYPKEIKAFYMRLSDDEKTVAAMDCLVPGVGEIIGGSQREERIDILERRIEELGLNKEDYWWYLELRKFGTTKHAGFGLGFERLIMYITGISNIRDVIPFPRTPNNADF; encoded by the coding sequence ATGAAAACTTTAGAAATCAAAGAACTATATAGGAACGGTGAGAAACATTATAATCAAAATATTAAAGTAAATGGTTGGATCAGAACTTCTAGATCTTCTAATGCTTTTGGTTTCATGGAACTTAATGATGGAACATTCTTTAAAAATATTCAAGTAGTTCTAGAAGGAGATATCTTAGATAACTTCAAGGAAATAACTAAGCTTCCTATAAGTTCTTCTGTTTATGTAGAAGGAGTTCTTGTGCCTACTCCTGATTCAAAGCAGCCCTTTGAACTTAAGGCACAAAAGGTAGTTGTAGAGGGTGTATCATCTTCAGAATATCCACTACAAAAGAAAAGACATAGTCTTGAATACCTAAGGACTATCGCTCATTTAAGACCTAGAAGCAATACATTTTCCGCAGTGTTTAGAGTACGTTCTATGGCTGCCTTTGCTATCCATAAATTCTTTCAAGAAAAAGGTTTTGTGTATACTCATACACCAATCATAACAGGTAGTGATGCTGAAGGTGCTGGGGAAATGTTTAGATTATCAACACTAGATATGTCAAACCCTCCAAGAACGGAGGATGGTAAAATCGATTTTAAAGAAGACTTTTTTGGAAAGGAAACAAACCTTACTGTAAGTGGTCAGCTTGAAGGTGAAGCCTATGCTTTAGCTTTTCAAAAGATCTACACTTTTGGTCCAACTTTTAGGGCTGAAAATTCAAATACAGCAAGACACGCTTCTGAATTTTGGATGATAGAGCCTGAAATAGCTTTTGCTGATCTTAATGATGACATGAAACTTGCAGAAGACATGTTAAAGTATGTTATAAGCTATATATTAGAGAATGCTCCAGAAGAGATGGCATTTTTCAATAGTTTTATAGATAAAGGCCTTATAGAAAAACTAAATAATATAGTAAACTCAGACTTTGCTCACGTAACATACACTGAAGCTATTGAGCTTTTAGAAAAGTCAAATAAAGAGTTTGATTATCCTGTTAAATGGGGAATAGACCTTCAAACAGAACATGAAAGATATATAACTGAAGAAATATTTAAAAAGCCTGTTTTTGTAACAGATTATCCAAAAGAAATAAAAGCCTTTTATATGAGACTTAGCGATGATGAAAAAACCGTAGCTGCTATGGACTGTTTAGTACCTGGAGTAGGAGAAATAATCGGTGGAAGTCAAAGAGAAGAACGAATTGATATCCTTGAAAGAAGGATTGAAGAGCTTGGACTAAATAAAGAAGACTACTGGTGGTACCTAGAACTTAGAAAGTTTGGAACTACTAAGCATGCTGGATTTGGCTTAGGATTTGAAAGACTTATAATGTATATTACAGGAATCTCTAATATTAGAGACGTAATACCTTTCCCAAGAACACCAAATAATGCTGACTTCTAA
- the murC gene encoding UDP-N-acetylmuramate--L-alanine ligase, whose product MSFNFLSDKNKKIHFIGIGGISMSGLAAIMLKNNFNVSGSDMKDSDILDKLRKQGATIYIGHDETNIKDVDLMVYTAAVPSNNPELKYAIQNHINLMDRAEFLGEIMKGHMYNVAVAGTHGKTTCTSMLSHIVLSANLDPTILVGANLDIIDGNFRTGDSEYFITESCEYKRSFLKFFPYIGLILNIDADHLDYYKDIDDIESAFTQFGLLIPKDGYLICNAADQRALNVMNKVNCNILTFGIDCGDVQGRNIRFDDKGKSKLDLYYKGKELFSLSLNVPGNHNILNALAAVATAISLNIDNDYIISGLEGFKGAHKRFEIKGIKNEITVIDDYAHHPTEIKAALSAAKNFKHNKIYCVFQPHTYTRTSSLLKEFSLSFNDADEILLLDIYAAREIDDGTVNSNMLGDKIRDNGLKCLNFHNFYDTLEYLNSKVKKGDLILTVGAGDVVKVGEMFLDTI is encoded by the coding sequence TTGTCTTTTAATTTTCTAAGTGATAAAAATAAAAAAATCCACTTTATAGGTATTGGTGGTATAAGCATGAGTGGACTTGCTGCAATAATGCTTAAAAACAACTTTAATGTCTCTGGATCAGATATGAAAGATTCAGATATTTTAGATAAACTAAGAAAACAAGGCGCAACGATTTACATAGGCCATGATGAGACAAACATCAAAGATGTAGACCTAATGGTTTATACTGCAGCTGTTCCAAGTAATAACCCAGAATTAAAATATGCTATACAAAATCATATTAATTTAATGGATAGAGCTGAGTTCTTAGGGGAAATCATGAAAGGTCATATGTATAATGTAGCCGTTGCTGGTACTCATGGCAAAACTACTTGTACATCAATGTTATCTCATATAGTTCTTTCTGCAAATCTAGATCCTACAATATTAGTAGGAGCAAACTTAGATATAATAGATGGTAACTTTAGAACTGGAGATAGTGAATATTTTATTACAGAATCTTGCGAATATAAAAGATCATTTCTTAAGTTCTTTCCTTATATAGGATTAATATTAAATATAGATGCTGACCACCTAGATTATTACAAGGATATTGATGATATTGAATCCGCATTTACACAGTTCGGACTATTAATACCAAAGGATGGTTATCTAATATGTAACGCTGCAGATCAAAGGGCTCTTAATGTAATGAATAAGGTTAACTGTAATATATTAACCTTTGGTATTGATTGTGGTGACGTACAAGGCCGTAATATAAGATTTGATGATAAAGGTAAGAGTAAGCTTGACTTATACTATAAAGGTAAAGAATTATTCTCTTTAAGCTTAAATGTCCCTGGAAATCATAATATCTTAAATGCCTTAGCTGCTGTAGCTACGGCAATATCTTTAAACATCGATAATGATTATATAATATCTGGTTTAGAGGGATTTAAAGGCGCTCATAAAAGATTTGAAATAAAAGGTATAAAGAATGAAATAACTGTTATAGATGATTATGCGCATCACCCTACAGAAATAAAAGCCGCACTATCAGCTGCCAAAAACTTTAAACATAATAAGATATATTGTGTCTTTCAGCCTCATACCTATACCAGAACTTCTTCTTTATTAAAAGAATTTTCTCTTTCCTTTAATGATGCAGATGAAATACTTTTACTTGATATTTATGCCGCAAGAGAAATAGATGACGGAACTGTTAACTCAAATATGTTAGGTGATAAAATAAGAGATAACGGTTTAAAGTGCCTAAACTTCCATAACTTTTATGATACCCTAGAATATCTAAATTCCAAGGTTAAAAAAGGAGACTTAATATTAACTGTAGGTGCTGGAGATGTAGTTAAAGTTGGAGAGATGTTCTTAGATACTATTTAA
- the purR gene encoding pur operon repressor, whose amino-acid sequence MDRFNRNNRIVAITQILLNNPSRVISLNNFLEPLNAAKSSISEDIVIIRETIERLQLGAVESISGASGGIKYIPKISKEDTNKFVKDLCEKLNSKERIVPGNFIYINDIMFNPKIVSKAATILSSLFEGQQVDYVVTVETKGIPLAYEVSKNLGVELIIVRRDTKVTEGPTVSINYVSGSSGRIQNMSLSKKSLKKGSKCIFIDDFMKGGGTAKGIMDLLKEFESELLGIGVLIDNIQSDKKVIKEYFSIIEFLGIDEDENVLLKPSNLIK is encoded by the coding sequence ATGGATCGATTTAATAGAAATAATAGAATAGTTGCTATAACACAAATACTTTTAAACAACCCAAGTAGGGTTATAAGTCTTAATAACTTTTTAGAACCTTTAAATGCGGCTAAATCTTCTATAAGTGAAGACATAGTTATCATAAGGGAAACAATTGAAAGGCTTCAACTAGGTGCTGTAGAAAGTATATCAGGGGCATCTGGAGGTATAAAGTACATACCTAAGATATCAAAAGAAGATACTAATAAGTTTGTTAAAGATTTATGTGAAAAACTTAATTCAAAGGAGAGGATAGTTCCGGGAAACTTTATATATATCAATGATATAATGTTTAATCCTAAAATAGTATCTAAAGCTGCTACTATATTGTCTTCACTTTTTGAAGGACAACAAGTAGATTATGTAGTTACAGTTGAAACTAAGGGAATACCTTTAGCCTACGAGGTTTCAAAGAACCTTGGAGTAGAGCTTATAATTGTTAGACGAGATACAAAGGTTACAGAAGGTCCAACGGTTAGTATTAATTATGTGTCAGGATCTAGCGGTAGGATACAAAACATGTCGCTTTCTAAAAAGTCTTTAAAAAAGGGTAGTAAGTGTATTTTTATAGATGATTTTATGAAAGGTGGCGGAACTGCTAAGGGAATAATGGATCTTTTAAAAGAATTTGAAAGTGAACTTCTTGGAATAGGAGTTTTAATTGACAATATACAATCAGATAAGAAAGTAATAAAAGAATACTTCTCTATTATAGAGTTTTTAGGTATAGATGAGGATGAAAACGTATTACTAAAGCCGTCTAATTTAATTAAATAG
- the spoVG gene encoding septation regulator SpoVG has translation MEITDVRIRKIAAEGKMKAIVSITFDNEFVVHDIKVIEGQNGLFIAMPSRKTPDGEFKDIAHPINTQTREKIQQSILSEYEKVKNEEPKEYKHEVKESEVHTEV, from the coding sequence ATGGAAATTACAGACGTTAGAATCAGAAAAATCGCAGCGGAAGGAAAAATGAAGGCAATTGTTTCTATCACTTTTGACAATGAATTTGTAGTTCATGATATAAAAGTGATAGAAGGGCAAAATGGACTTTTCATAGCAATGCCAAGCAGGAAGACTCCTGATGGAGAGTTTAAGGACATAGCTCATCCAATAAATACACAAACTAGAGAAAAGATACAACAATCAATTTTAAGCGAATATGAAAAGGTAAAAAATGAAGAACCAAAAGAGTATAAACATGAGGTTAAAGAGTCAGAAGTTCATACAGAAGTTTAA
- a CDS encoding DUF3048 domain-containing protein yields MNKKVLSILIISIILSGCCPNESIKPNNTDTSPIIVSDPIKEKTFPFTGKPMTSNNTSLPFMAIIENSKDARPQSGLSKADIVFETMVEGGIPRFIALFHTEMPKEIGPIRSARPYFLEISQSLDLPFAHCGGSEDALKSIDLNNLMSLNEMKFADAYWRDNSKKPPHNLYTSSEKITSLLNEKQINKIPTSNLKFDSSYWDNKDFKKCSHIKISMNKSYDTSYKYEDGIYKKLIGEDTFIDKSSNVELSLSNIVIQQTSITLSKDNIHVEIPLIGEGKGYVLSQGKIIPILWSKKDLTSATELKDENGNIVSLSEGKTWWNIVDKSNEISLN; encoded by the coding sequence ATGAATAAAAAAGTTCTATCCATACTAATAATCTCCATAATCTTATCAGGGTGCTGCCCTAATGAATCTATTAAACCTAATAATACAGATACCTCTCCTATAATTGTTTCTGATCCTATAAAGGAAAAGACCTTCCCTTTTACAGGTAAACCCATGACTTCAAACAATACCTCACTACCTTTTATGGCTATAATAGAAAATTCAAAGGATGCTAGACCTCAATCAGGGTTATCCAAGGCGGATATTGTTTTTGAGACCATGGTTGAGGGTGGAATTCCAAGATTTATAGCCTTATTTCATACGGAAATGCCTAAAGAAATAGGTCCAATTCGAAGTGCAAGACCTTATTTCCTGGAAATATCTCAAAGCCTAGATCTTCCCTTTGCACATTGTGGAGGAAGCGAAGATGCTTTAAAATCAATTGATTTAAATAATCTTATGAGTCTAAATGAAATGAAGTTTGCTGATGCATATTGGAGAGATAATTCTAAAAAGCCTCCCCATAACCTTTATACATCAAGTGAAAAAATAACGTCATTATTAAATGAAAAACAAATTAATAAGATTCCAACTTCAAATTTAAAATTTGACTCTTCTTATTGGGATAATAAAGATTTCAAAAAATGTAGTCATATAAAAATAAGTATGAATAAATCTTATGATACATCTTATAAATACGAAGATGGTATATATAAAAAACTTATTGGTGAGGATACATTTATAGACAAATCATCCAATGTTGAATTAAGCTTAAGTAATATAGTTATTCAACAAACTAGTATAACTTTAAGCAAAGATAATATTCATGTAGAAATACCTTTAATTGGTGAAGGAAAGGGTTATGTGCTAAGCCAAGGTAAGATAATCCCAATACTTTGGAGTAAGAAAGACTTAACTAGTGCTACAGAATTAAAAGATGAAAATGGTAATATAGTCTCATTAAGTGAAGGTAAGACTTGGTGGAACATAGTAGATAAATCCAATGAAATATCTCTTAATTAA
- a CDS encoding leucyl aminopeptidase → MEFFIKDLNSADYEGLIYPLFYEDNGEDICDCVKSKVQKLKGSDKFKGECGEIFCIVEETEDKLQYTLLLGLGKKEELTSEGIRIAYSKALKKAKELKLSMIAVKMFNSEKICVKRRIKAIYEGMVLGDYKFDKYISDKKESSVKSIFIKAIKDEDVNKAQEALDEIDILTSSVIEARNLVNEPANILYPKELAKRAEKIGEEYGFEVDIYGKDKIEELGMHSFLEVAKGSSKSPKLIVMRYIGDVENKGDILGLVGKGLTYDSGGYSIKPTDGMVMMKSDMGGAAAVIGAMASISKMKLKTNVIAVVASCENMISEKAYKPGDIISSMAGKTIEVLNTDAEGRLTLIDAVHYIIEKEHVSKVIDLATLTGAVLVALGDTTTGVVTNNKDFYKELQNASELSGEKVWELPSFDEYKKLIKSDIADYKNIGGRNAGTITAGLFIGEFVQNKPWLHLDIAGTAWSEKDNGYLSKGGTGAGVRTLYYLAKERCE, encoded by the coding sequence ATGGAATTTTTTATTAAAGATTTAAATTCTGCTGATTATGAGGGATTAATTTATCCACTTTTTTATGAGGATAATGGAGAAGATATTTGTGATTGTGTAAAATCTAAGGTTCAAAAGTTAAAAGGTTCAGACAAGTTTAAAGGTGAATGCGGAGAAATATTTTGTATAGTTGAAGAGACTGAAGATAAACTTCAATATACTTTATTATTAGGGCTTGGAAAAAAAGAAGAACTAACTTCAGAAGGAATAAGGATAGCCTATTCTAAGGCTTTAAAAAAGGCAAAAGAACTTAAACTTAGCATGATAGCTGTAAAAATGTTTAACTCAGAAAAGATATGTGTAAAAAGAAGAATAAAGGCTATATATGAAGGAATGGTTCTTGGAGATTATAAGTTTGATAAGTATATAAGTGATAAAAAAGAATCTTCAGTAAAAAGTATATTTATAAAAGCTATTAAAGATGAAGATGTAAATAAGGCACAAGAGGCATTAGATGAAATCGATATTTTAACATCATCAGTTATTGAGGCGAGAAACTTAGTAAATGAACCAGCTAACATACTTTATCCTAAAGAATTAGCTAAAAGAGCTGAAAAGATTGGAGAAGAGTATGGATTTGAAGTGGATATTTACGGTAAAGATAAGATAGAAGAGTTAGGAATGCATTCCTTTCTTGAGGTAGCTAAAGGTTCATCAAAGTCTCCAAAGCTCATAGTTATGAGATACATTGGTGATGTAGAAAACAAAGGAGATATATTAGGGCTTGTAGGTAAAGGTCTTACTTATGATTCAGGTGGATATTCAATAAAGCCAACAGATGGAATGGTTATGATGAAAAGTGATATGGGAGGAGCGGCAGCCGTTATAGGTGCTATGGCATCTATATCTAAGATGAAATTAAAAACTAATGTTATTGCAGTAGTTGCTTCTTGCGAAAATATGATTTCTGAGAAAGCTTACAAGCCAGGAGATATAATATCTTCTATGGCAGGTAAAACTATAGAAGTATTAAATACAGATGCAGAAGGGCGTTTAACATTAATAGATGCAGTGCATTATATAATAGAGAAAGAACATGTAAGTAAGGTTATAGATTTGGCTACACTTACTGGAGCTGTATTAGTTGCGTTAGGTGATACTACAACAGGAGTGGTTACAAACAATAAAGATTTTTACAAAGAGCTTCAAAATGCTTCTGAGCTTTCAGGAGAAAAGGTTTGGGAACTTCCATCTTTTGATGAATATAAAAAACTTATTAAATCAGATATAGCAGATTATAAAAATATTGGTGGAAGAAATGCTGGTACCATAACAGCAGGATTATTTATAGGCGAATTTGTACAAAATAAACCATGGTTACATTTAGATATAGCTGGCACAGCATGGAGTGAAAAAGATAACGGATACTTATCTAAAGGTGGAACAGGAGCAGGAGTTAGAACTTTATATTATTTAGCAAAAGAAAGATGTGAGTAA
- a CDS encoding ribose-phosphate diphosphokinase yields the protein MITHGKTIKIFSGNANPKLAKDISDILGIPVGSAKVGTFSDGEISVDINETVRGVDVFVVQSTNSPVNNNLMELLIMIDAFKRASAGRITAVIPYYGYARQDRKAKSRDPITAKLVADLITAAGADRVLTMDLHASQIQGYFDIPLDHLLGVPILSRYFEDKGFREDEDVVLVSPDLGSVTRTRKFADRLQAPMAIIDKRRPKANVSEIMNIIGDVRGKTAILVDDMIDTAGTIVNAANALKDLGAKEVYACCTHGVLSGPAFERINNSAIKELVMLNTIDVPANESSEKITSLSVAPIFAEAIRRIYDDVPLSILFEED from the coding sequence ATGATAACCCACGGAAAAACAATTAAGATATTTAGTGGAAATGCTAATCCAAAACTTGCAAAAGATATTTCAGATATATTAGGTATACCAGTAGGAAGTGCAAAGGTAGGTACATTTAGTGATGGAGAAATATCTGTAGATATTAATGAAACTGTAAGAGGTGTAGATGTTTTTGTAGTTCAATCTACAAATTCACCTGTAAACAACAACTTAATGGAACTTCTAATAATGATAGATGCATTTAAAAGAGCGTCCGCTGGAAGAATAACAGCTGTTATTCCTTATTACGGGTATGCAAGACAAGATAGAAAAGCAAAATCTAGAGATCCTATAACAGCAAAATTAGTAGCTGATTTAATAACAGCTGCAGGTGCAGATAGAGTACTTACTATGGATTTACATGCTTCACAAATACAAGGGTATTTCGATATTCCACTTGATCATCTTTTAGGGGTACCTATACTTTCAAGGTATTTTGAAGATAAAGGATTTAGAGAAGATGAAGATGTAGTGTTAGTATCTCCAGACTTAGGTAGTGTTACAAGAACTAGAAAGTTTGCAGATAGACTGCAGGCACCTATGGCTATAATTGATAAGAGAAGACCTAAGGCAAATGTGTCTGAAATTATGAATATAATAGGTGATGTTAGAGGAAAGACTGCTATTCTAGTAGATGATATGATAGATACAGCAGGTACAATTGTAAATGCAGCAAATGCATTAAAAGATTTAGGAGCAAAAGAAGTATATGCTTGCTGTACTCATGGAGTTCTTTCAGGTCCAGCATTTGAACGAATAAATAATTCAGCAATAAAAGAGCTAGTTATGCTTAATACTATTGATGTTCCAGCAAATGAAAGTTCTGAAAAGATTACATCTCTTTCTGTAGCGCCAATTTTTGCAGAAGCTATAAGAAGAATTTATGATGATGTTCCTCTTAGTATATTATTTGAGGAAGATTAA
- the glmU gene encoding bifunctional UDP-N-acetylglucosamine diphosphorylase/glucosamine-1-phosphate N-acetyltransferase GlmU, translating to MYKCAIILAAGKGKRMKSTLPKVLHKVCGKEMVNHVIDTMRASDLSDINIVIGNGSDDVKESTKFTDVTYSFQDKQLGTGHAIMCAKEFLKHKKGIVAIFNGDVPLMREDTVRRLINTHQDNGYQCTVATSILEDPTGYGRIIRKDGLVDRIVEHKDCNKEQLNTKEINAGIYCFDIESLVKGLDKLTNNNAQGEYYLTDIVEILKDNGKTVGAMVVDYEETMGVNSRVDLAEVEKILRNRINKIHLDNGVTFINPENTYIGSDVQIGRDTIIYPNNTIEGTTVIKENCIIHSNCRIKDSTIESGVSVDNSVILESTVGENTTVGPFAYIRPETTIGKHARIGDFVEIKKSIIGDNTKVSHLTYIGDAEVGENCNFGCGTVVVNYDGKGKYKTRIGNNAFVGCNSNLVSPVEIDDNTYIAAGSTITDHVTKGSLAIARARQKNIEGWVNKKGMKK from the coding sequence ATGTATAAATGTGCTATAATATTAGCGGCTGGTAAAGGTAAGAGAATGAAATCTACTTTACCTAAGGTTTTACATAAAGTATGTGGCAAGGAAATGGTAAATCATGTAATCGATACTATGAGAGCATCTGATTTGAGTGATATAAATATTGTTATAGGAAATGGATCTGATGATGTAAAAGAGAGTACAAAATTTACGGATGTTACTTATTCTTTTCAAGATAAACAATTAGGAACAGGCCATGCCATAATGTGCGCTAAGGAATTCTTAAAGCATAAAAAAGGGATAGTTGCTATATTTAATGGGGATGTTCCACTTATGAGAGAAGATACAGTTAGAAGGCTTATAAATACACATCAAGACAATGGTTATCAGTGCACTGTAGCAACTTCTATTTTAGAAGATCCAACTGGTTACGGAAGAATAATTAGAAAAGATGGGCTTGTGGACAGAATTGTAGAACATAAGGATTGTAATAAAGAACAGCTTAATACTAAGGAAATAAATGCAGGGATTTATTGTTTTGATATAGAAAGCCTTGTAAAAGGTCTAGATAAACTTACAAATAACAATGCTCAAGGAGAATACTACCTTACAGATATTGTAGAAATACTTAAAGATAATGGTAAAACAGTAGGTGCTATGGTTGTAGATTATGAAGAAACAATGGGAGTTAACTCAAGAGTTGATCTTGCTGAAGTTGAAAAGATATTAAGAAATAGAATAAATAAAATACATTTAGACAATGGGGTTACATTCATAAATCCAGAAAATACTTATATAGGTTCAGATGTACAAATAGGAAGAGATACTATAATATATCCAAATAACACAATAGAAGGTACAACAGTTATAAAAGAAAACTGTATAATTCATTCAAATTGTAGAATTAAAGATAGTACTATAGAAAGTGGAGTATCTGTAGATAATTCAGTAATACTAGAAAGTACTGTTGGTGAAAATACTACAGTAGGACCTTTTGCGTATATAAGACCTGAAACTACAATAGGAAAACATGCAAGAATTGGAGATTTTGTTGAGATTAAGAAATCTATCATAGGTGACAATACTAAAGTATCACATTTAACTTATATAGGTGACGCAGAGGTTGGGGAAAACTGCAATTTTGGATGTGGAACAGTAGTCGTGAATTATGATGGAAAAGGAAAGTATAAGACAAGGATAGGTAATAATGCCTTTGTTGGATGTAATAGTAACCTAGTATCACCAGTAGAGATAGATGACAATACATATATAGCTGCAGGATCAACTATAACAGATCATGTTACAAAGGGTAGCCTTGCTATAGCAAGAGCTAGACAAAAGAACATTGAGGGCTGGGTAAATAAAAAGGGTATGAAAAAATAA